The following proteins are encoded in a genomic region of Roseofilum casamattae BLCC-M143:
- a CDS encoding class I SAM-dependent methyltransferase, whose translation MDRKAVSNGDDCPHLRARLQDRIRRSPHQRITFAEYMEIVLYDAEFGYYSGSQREIGKFGDYFTSSSLGADFAQLLARQFVQMWEILDRPDPFWIIEMGAGTGQVAIDLLEELENNYAACFASLRYGIVEKAGGLRALQQERLSSWKDKGAPIEWYEWEQLPDIHGCLFSNELVDAFPVHQVVRSSEELQEVYVGLDNRDNFIEILAELSTQKLQEYFENLEINLLAPVYTEGYRTEVNLAALDWIKEVAFKLKRGYLVTIDYGYSARRYYQPTRYTGTLQCYIRHHRHDNPYVNIGYQDITARVDFTTLENEGKRWGLGLLGLTQQALFLMSLGLGDRLAQLSHSSLPITQLLQRRDALHQLIDPLGLGGFQVLVQGKGLTEDEKQQILQGLKQFG comes from the coding sequence ATGGATAGGAAAGCTGTATCCAATGGAGATGATTGTCCGCACTTGCGCGCGCGGCTGCAAGATCGAATTCGGCGATCGCCTCACCAGAGAATTACTTTTGCCGAGTATATGGAAATCGTGCTGTATGACGCTGAATTTGGCTATTACAGCGGTTCGCAGCGAGAAATTGGCAAATTTGGCGATTACTTCACGTCCTCGAGTCTGGGGGCAGATTTTGCCCAGTTATTGGCTCGGCAGTTCGTGCAAATGTGGGAGATTTTGGATCGTCCCGATCCCTTTTGGATTATAGAGATGGGAGCAGGCACGGGACAAGTGGCGATCGATCTGCTCGAAGAGTTGGAAAACAACTATGCTGCTTGTTTTGCCAGCCTGCGTTATGGCATTGTAGAGAAAGCCGGAGGATTGAGAGCGCTGCAACAAGAAAGATTGTCGAGTTGGAAAGATAAAGGCGCGCCAATAGAATGGTACGAGTGGGAACAGTTGCCGGATATTCACGGATGTTTGTTCTCGAATGAGTTGGTTGATGCGTTTCCAGTACATCAGGTGGTTCGCTCCAGTGAGGAATTGCAAGAAGTATATGTTGGTTTAGATAACCGAGATAACTTTATCGAGATTTTGGCAGAATTATCGACTCAGAAGCTACAAGAGTATTTTGAAAATTTAGAAATTAATTTACTTGCGCCAGTTTATACAGAAGGATATCGCACGGAAGTGAATTTAGCCGCGCTTGATTGGATAAAGGAAGTGGCATTCAAGCTGAAACGCGGATATTTAGTCACCATTGATTATGGTTATAGCGCGCGGCGATATTACCAACCGACGCGATATACGGGAACCCTGCAATGCTATATTCGCCATCACCGCCACGATAATCCTTATGTTAATATTGGCTATCAGGATATTACCGCTCGTGTGGACTTTACGACATTAGAGAATGAGGGCAAACGTTGGGGACTCGGGCTATTGGGACTGACACAGCAAGCCTTATTTTTGATGTCGTTGGGATTGGGCGATCGCCTGGCACAATTATCTCACAGTTCTCTACCCATTACTCAACTTTTGCAACGTCGAGATGCTCTGCATCAACTCATCGATCCTCTGGGGTTGGGTGGATTTCAAGTTTTGGTGCAAGGGAAAGGATTAACAGAAGACGAGAAACAGCAGATATTACAAGGTCTCAAGCAATTTGGTTGA
- the rpsT gene encoding 30S ribosomal protein S20 has product MPNIKSAIKRVQIAERNRLRNKAYKSAVRTLMKKFFTAVETHGSNPSEEAKKEITDLMSQAYSKIDKAVKRGVIHRNTAARRKARLAKALKPQVTEAAAS; this is encoded by the coding sequence GTGCCTAACATCAAGTCTGCTATCAAGCGCGTCCAAATCGCCGAGCGCAACCGCCTGCGCAACAAAGCATACAAATCTGCCGTCAGAACTCTGATGAAAAAATTCTTCACCGCCGTTGAAACCCACGGCAGCAATCCCAGCGAAGAAGCTAAAAAAGAAATCACCGACTTGATGTCGCAAGCCTACAGCAAAATTGATAAAGCCGTAAAACGAGGCGTGATTCACCGAAACACGGCTGCTCGTCGTAAAGCGCGGTTAGCCAAAGCACTGAAACCACAAGTCACTGAAGCGGCTGCCTCCTAA
- the rpoB gene encoding DNA-directed RNA polymerase subunit beta, with product MNPITETSTQFTLPDLVEIQRSSFRWFLEEGLIEELDSFSPISDYTGKLELHFIGKKYLLKRPKYEVDEAKRRDATYGVQMYVPTRLINKETGEIKEQPEVFIGELPLMTDRGTFIINGAERVIVNQIVRSPGVYYKSETDKNGRRTYTASLIPNRGAWLKFETDKNGLVWVRIDKTRKLSAQVLLKALGMSTPEILEGIRHSDYFEKTIEKEGDFTDEEALLELYRKLRPGEPPTVNGGQQLLESRFFDPKRYDLGKVGRYKLNRKLGLTVPATTRVLTPKDILSAINYLIDLEFDMGSVDDIDHLGNRRIRSVGELLQNQVRVGLNRLERIIRERMTVSDSESLTPTSLVNPKPLVAAIKEFFGSSQLSQFMDQTNPLAELTHKRRLSALGPGGLTRERAGFAVRDIHPSHYGRICPIETPEGPNAGLIGSLATHAKVNEFGFIATPYYPVENGRVRRDLTPIFMTADEEDDLQVAPGDISTDEDGYILGEIIPVRYRQEFTTAAPHEVDYVAVSPVQIISVATSLIPFLEHDDANRALMGSNMQRQAVPLLRPERPLVGTGLEAQAARDSGMTIVSKTNGIVSYVDAKSIEVTSDPIEGENGQTLPPTLIRYELQKYQRSNQDTCLSQRPLVYHGDRVAVGQILADGSATEGGELALGQNILVAYMPWEGYNYEDAILISERLVSEDFYTSIHVEKYEIEARQTKLGPEEITREIPNVGEDSLRNLDEFGIIRTGAWVESGDILVGKVTPKGESDQPPEEKLLRAIFGEKARDVRDNSLRVPNGEKGRVVDVRVFTREKGDELPPGANMVVRAYVAQKRKIQVGDKMAGRHGNKGIISRILPIEDMPYLPDGTPVDIVLNPLGVPSRMNVGQVFECLLGWAGENLERRFKLQPFDEMHGREISRATVHNKLQEAAHYTGKDWLYNPDHPGKTRLYDGRTGEAFDRPITVGKAYMLKLVHLVDDKIHARSTGPYSLVTQQPLGGKAQQGGQRFGEMEVWALEAFGSAYTLQELLTVKSDDMQGRNEALNAIVKGKAIPRPGTPESFKVLMRELQSLCLDIGVHKVETREDGDSSDVEIDLMQEGSGRRSPSRPTYESISTDFSNE from the coding sequence ATGAATCCAATTACCGAAACCTCAACCCAGTTTACCCTTCCCGACCTGGTTGAAATCCAGCGATCGAGCTTTCGCTGGTTCTTAGAAGAAGGCTTAATCGAAGAACTCGACAGCTTCTCCCCCATCTCCGACTACACCGGCAAACTCGAACTCCACTTCATTGGCAAAAAATACCTCCTCAAACGTCCCAAATACGAAGTAGACGAAGCCAAACGTCGGGACGCCACCTACGGCGTGCAAATGTACGTTCCCACCCGGTTAATCAATAAAGAAACCGGAGAAATCAAAGAACAGCCCGAAGTCTTCATCGGCGAACTCCCTCTAATGACCGATCGCGGCACCTTCATTATCAACGGCGCCGAACGAGTCATCGTCAACCAAATCGTCCGTTCCCCCGGAGTCTACTACAAATCCGAAACCGACAAAAACGGTCGCCGCACCTACACAGCCTCCCTTATTCCCAACCGAGGCGCGTGGCTCAAATTTGAGACCGACAAAAACGGCCTGGTTTGGGTGAGAATCGACAAAACCCGCAAACTCTCCGCCCAAGTCCTGCTCAAAGCCCTGGGTATGAGTACCCCAGAAATCCTCGAAGGCATCCGCCACTCCGACTACTTCGAGAAAACCATCGAAAAAGAAGGGGACTTCACCGACGAAGAAGCCCTGCTCGAGCTGTACCGCAAACTCCGCCCCGGCGAACCTCCCACCGTCAACGGCGGACAGCAACTCCTCGAGTCCAGATTCTTCGACCCCAAACGTTACGACCTGGGCAAAGTCGGTCGGTATAAACTGAATCGAAAACTGGGCTTAACCGTCCCCGCTACCACCCGCGTCCTCACCCCCAAAGATATCCTGTCCGCGATCAACTACCTGATCGATCTCGAATTCGATATGGGTAGCGTTGACGACATCGACCACTTAGGGAACCGGCGCATCCGTTCCGTGGGAGAACTGCTGCAAAACCAAGTCCGAGTCGGCTTAAACCGTCTCGAGCGCATTATCCGCGAACGGATGACCGTTTCCGACTCCGAGAGCCTCACCCCCACCTCTCTGGTCAACCCGAAACCCCTAGTTGCCGCGATTAAAGAGTTCTTCGGGTCTTCCCAACTGTCTCAGTTCATGGATCAAACCAACCCCCTAGCAGAGCTAACTCACAAACGGCGACTGAGCGCTCTCGGACCGGGAGGACTGACTCGGGAGAGAGCGGGCTTTGCCGTGCGCGATATTCATCCCTCCCACTACGGTCGGATTTGCCCCATTGAAACCCCAGAAGGTCCGAACGCCGGACTGATTGGCTCTTTGGCAACTCACGCAAAAGTCAACGAGTTTGGCTTCATCGCGACTCCCTACTATCCGGTAGAAAACGGCCGGGTTCGTCGCGACCTCACGCCAATTTTCATGACTGCTGACGAAGAAGACGACCTGCAAGTGGCTCCCGGAGATATTTCCACCGACGAAGACGGTTACATCTTAGGGGAAATTATTCCCGTGCGCTATCGCCAAGAATTTACCACCGCGGCTCCCCACGAAGTAGACTACGTGGCGGTTTCTCCCGTACAGATTATCTCCGTCGCTACCTCTTTGATTCCCTTCTTAGAACATGACGATGCCAACCGCGCTCTCATGGGGTCAAACATGCAACGGCAGGCAGTTCCACTTCTGCGACCGGAGCGTCCGTTGGTAGGCACGGGCTTAGAAGCGCAAGCCGCGCGAGATTCGGGGATGACCATTGTCTCGAAGACTAATGGAATAGTCTCTTATGTAGATGCAAAGTCGATTGAGGTCACGTCCGACCCGATCGAAGGAGAGAACGGCCAGACCTTACCACCCACCCTAATTCGATACGAGTTGCAGAAATATCAGCGCTCCAACCAAGATACCTGCTTGTCGCAACGTCCTCTGGTGTATCATGGCGATCGCGTTGCAGTCGGACAAATCCTCGCCGATGGTTCGGCCACCGAAGGCGGAGAACTGGCCCTCGGACAAAATATCCTCGTGGCTTATATGCCCTGGGAAGGCTACAACTACGAAGACGCGATCCTGATTTCCGAACGCTTGGTTTCGGAAGACTTTTATACCTCGATTCACGTCGAAAAATACGAGATCGAAGCGCGGCAAACCAAGCTCGGTCCCGAAGAAATCACCCGCGAAATTCCCAACGTGGGAGAAGATTCCCTGCGCAACTTAGACGAGTTCGGAATTATCCGTACTGGAGCTTGGGTTGAATCTGGAGATATCCTCGTTGGTAAAGTCACTCCCAAAGGCGAATCCGACCAACCCCCAGAAGAAAAACTGCTGCGAGCCATCTTTGGTGAAAAAGCGCGAGACGTGCGCGATAACTCCCTGCGAGTGCCAAACGGCGAAAAAGGTCGCGTCGTTGACGTGCGTGTCTTCACCCGCGAGAAAGGCGACGAATTGCCCCCAGGAGCCAATATGGTCGTTCGCGCCTACGTGGCTCAAAAGCGGAAAATCCAAGTCGGAGACAAAATGGCAGGACGGCACGGGAATAAGGGAATTATCTCCCGAATTCTACCGATCGAAGATATGCCTTATTTACCCGACGGTACCCCGGTTGATATCGTGCTCAATCCTCTGGGCGTGCCCTCCCGGATGAACGTCGGACAAGTATTTGAGTGCTTATTGGGATGGGCTGGAGAAAACTTAGAGCGCCGGTTTAAATTGCAACCCTTTGATGAAATGCACGGTCGCGAAATCTCTCGAGCCACCGTACATAACAAGTTGCAAGAAGCCGCTCATTACACGGGGAAAGATTGGCTGTATAACCCAGACCATCCTGGGAAGACGCGATTGTATGACGGACGCACGGGAGAAGCCTTCGATCGCCCGATTACTGTCGGGAAAGCCTACATGCTGAAACTAGTTCACCTCGTCGATGACAAAATCCACGCTCGCTCCACCGGACCTTACTCCTTGGTGACCCAGCAACCCCTGGGTGGTAAAGCTCAACAAGGCGGACAGCGGTTCGGAGAAATGGAAGTTTGGGCCCTCGAAGCATTCGGTTCGGCCTATACCCTGCAAGAGTTGCTCACGGTGAAATCTGACGACATGCAAGGACGGAACGAAGCCCTCAATGCGATCGTGAAAGGAAAAGCTATTCCTCGTCCCGGTACTCCAGAATCCTTCAAAGTCCTCATGCGAGAATTACAATCTCTCTGCTTGGATATTGGCGTTCACAAAGTCGAAACCCGCGAAGACGGCGACTCCAGCGATGTTGAAATCGACTTAATGCAAGAAGGATCGGGTCGGCGATCGCCTTCTCGACCCACCTACGAATCCATCTCCACTGACTTCTCCAACGAATAA
- a CDS encoding TatD family hydrolase: MPLIDTHVHINFDAYEGERDELRSRWRAAEVVQLVHSCVTPQEFESIQSLAHQYPELYFSVGFHPLESHNWVPEIGDRIATLAESDPKVVAIGETGLDFYKADNPEEQYRALSAQLNIAQNLDLPVIIHCRDAASSLYSYLQEFVGNRGLIKAVMHCWGGTPEETQWFLDFGFYISFSGTVTFKKATAIHESCQMVPSDRILVETDCPFLAPVPKRGKRNEPAYVRHVAEVVASLRGVSLDTLGAQTTSNARSLFQLPVT, encoded by the coding sequence ATGCCGTTAATCGATACCCACGTCCACATTAACTTCGATGCCTATGAGGGAGAACGAGACGAACTCAGAAGCCGATGGCGTGCCGCAGAGGTCGTACAACTCGTTCATTCCTGCGTAACTCCTCAGGAGTTTGAGAGCATCCAAAGCCTAGCGCACCAATATCCGGAACTCTATTTCTCCGTGGGATTTCATCCCCTAGAAAGCCACAACTGGGTTCCGGAAATTGGCGATCGCATTGCCACCTTAGCCGAGAGCGACCCAAAAGTGGTTGCCATTGGCGAAACCGGTTTGGACTTTTACAAAGCCGACAATCCTGAGGAACAGTATCGCGCCCTATCTGCCCAATTAAATATCGCCCAAAACCTGGATTTGCCCGTCATTATCCACTGTCGAGATGCTGCGAGTTCTTTGTATTCTTACTTACAAGAGTTTGTGGGGAATCGCGGTCTAATTAAAGCCGTTATGCACTGTTGGGGAGGAACGCCAGAAGAAACCCAGTGGTTCCTAGACTTCGGATTTTATATTAGTTTCAGCGGAACAGTCACCTTCAAAAAAGCCACCGCGATCCACGAATCCTGCCAAATGGTTCCGAGCGATCGCATTCTCGTCGAAACTGACTGTCCTTTCCTCGCTCCAGTCCCAAAACGAGGAAAACGGAACGAGCCAGCCTACGTGCGCCATGTAGCAGAAGTCGTCGCTTCCCTACGAGGTGTATCTTTAGACACCCTAGGCGCGCAAACCACCAGCAACGCTCGCTCTCTATTCCAACTTCCCGTAACGTAA
- the hisD gene encoding histidinol dehydrogenase, with protein sequence MLRIINQRSEAEAELQRICDRTFDEEVVHKEATVRQVLQTVQRNGDRALLDYTEEFDRQRLEISDLKVSALELEAAYQQVDKPLLNAIELAARQIEAFHRQRAPKSWVNFGEDNIVLGKRYTPVDRAGIYTPGGRAAYPSTVLMNAIPAKVAGVPRIAMCTPPGANKAISPAVLVAAQLAGVTEIYRIGGAQAIAALAYGTSTVPKVDLITGPGNIYVTLAKKMVYGLVGIDSLAGPSEVLIIADSGADPVHVATDLLAQAEHDPIAAAILITPDSNLARQVSKEVEQQLINHPRQLLTEKAIAHYGAIMVVESLDEAVELSNLFAPEHLELEVAEPWELLANIRHAGAIFLGYSTPEAVGDYLAGPNHTLPTSGTARYASALGVETFMKHSSLIQYSPAALEKMGEAIMTLAEAEGLPSHGHSVRTRITPEQD encoded by the coding sequence ATGCTGCGAATAATTAATCAGCGCTCTGAAGCCGAAGCGGAACTACAACGGATTTGCGATCGCACCTTTGATGAAGAAGTGGTGCATAAGGAAGCAACAGTTCGGCAAGTGTTGCAAACGGTGCAGCGCAATGGCGATCGCGCGCTGCTCGATTATACGGAAGAATTTGACCGACAGCGTTTGGAGATTAGCGATCTCAAAGTTAGTGCTCTGGAGTTGGAAGCTGCCTATCAACAGGTGGATAAACCCCTCCTGAATGCGATCGAGTTGGCAGCTCGCCAAATTGAAGCATTTCACCGCCAGCGCGCTCCGAAGTCGTGGGTGAATTTTGGCGAAGATAATATTGTTTTGGGCAAGCGCTACACTCCCGTAGATCGAGCTGGAATTTATACGCCGGGCGGACGAGCGGCTTATCCGAGTACGGTGTTGATGAATGCGATTCCGGCGAAGGTGGCAGGGGTGCCTCGGATTGCGATGTGTACGCCTCCGGGAGCCAACAAAGCCATTAGTCCGGCGGTTTTAGTGGCGGCACAGTTGGCTGGAGTAACGGAGATTTATCGGATTGGTGGCGCTCAGGCGATCGCGGCGTTGGCTTACGGAACTTCAACGGTGCCGAAAGTAGATTTAATTACCGGACCGGGAAATATCTACGTGACCCTGGCGAAGAAAATGGTTTACGGTTTAGTCGGAATTGATTCCTTAGCCGGGCCGTCAGAAGTATTAATTATTGCCGATAGTGGAGCCGACCCCGTTCATGTAGCCACGGATTTATTAGCTCAAGCGGAACACGATCCCATCGCGGCTGCTATTTTAATCACTCCGGATAGTAATTTAGCCAGACAAGTGTCTAAAGAAGTAGAGCAGCAGTTAATTAACCATCCGCGACAGTTGCTGACGGAAAAGGCGATCGCCCATTATGGAGCAATTATGGTGGTCGAGTCTTTGGATGAAGCCGTGGAGCTGTCCAATCTCTTCGCTCCGGAACACCTAGAATTAGAGGTAGCCGAACCTTGGGAGTTGCTCGCTAATATTCGTCATGCGGGAGCCATTTTCTTGGGCTATTCAACCCCAGAAGCGGTCGGCGATTACTTAGCCGGACCGAACCATACGTTACCCACTTCGGGAACAGCTCGCTATGCCTCAGCCTTGGGAGTCGAAACCTTCATGAAACACTCTAGCTTAATTCAGTATTCTCCCGCAGCGTTAGAAAAAATGGGTGAAGCAATTATGACCTTGGCGGAGGCGGAAGGTTTGCCCTCTCACGGTCATTCAGTGCGGACGAGGATTACTCCGGAACAGGATTAG